ATTACTGGGCAAAGCAAGGTTGTATTATCCAGCAACCGTACGATATGGAAAAAGGTGCGGGAACCTTCAACCCCGCGACTTTTCTGCGCGTGCTCGGCCCTGAGCCCTGGAATGTGGCCTATGTGGAGCCTTCCCGGCGTCCGACGGATGGACGTTACGGTGAGAACCCCAACCGCCTGCAGCACTACTATCAGTTCCAGGTTGTGATGAAACCATCGCCTACGAATATCCAGGAACTGTATCTCGATTCCCTTAAAAGTTTCGGGATCAGTCCGTCCCGACACGATATCCGTTTTGTCGAGGATGACTGGGAATCGCCGACTCTGGGTGCCTGGGGACTCGGCTGGGAAGTGTGGCTGGATGGTATGGAAATAACGCAGTTTACTTATTTTCAGCAGGTCGGTGGTATCGACCTGAAACCGGTCTCGGCTGAAATTACTTATGGTTGTGAACGGATCGCCATGTACCTGCAGGGCGTGGACAATGTCTACGATCTGGAATGGATCGACGGCATCAAATACGGCGATGTGCATCACCAGTCCGAGGTGGAGTATTCGACCTACAACTTCGAAGAAGCCGACGCCGGCATGCTGTTCAATCTGTTCGACATGTATGAGAAGGAGTGCTCCCGTCTGGCCAAGAGCCAGTTGGTGCTGCCCGCCTACGATTACGTGCTCAAAGCTTCGCATGCCTTCAATCTGCTCGATGCGCGAGGGGCCATATCCGTGACGGAAAGGGCTCACTATATCGGCCGTGTCCGTAACCTGGCCAGGTTGTGTGCCGAAGGCTATGTCGCTCAGCGGGAGAAACTAGGCTTCCCCTTGATCAAGGGCCGGTAAATTCCTGACAAAAGGTAACCCCGCCACGGAAACGTTTGTTTTCCGTGGCTTGATTTTTTTGAAATGATGGAGCGCGCATGTCTGCTGAACTGTTCCTGGAAATTGGTACCGAGGAAATACCCGCCGGTTTTTTGCCGACGGCCATGGCTGATCTCGAACGACTGATTCGCAAAGAACTGGAAACCGGGCGTATCGGTTTCGAAACGGTACGAACCTTTGCGACCCCGCGTCGTCTGGTATTGGCGGTAACGGGGGTCGCAAGCGGACAGGCACGTCAGGAAGTCACGGCCTCCGGTCCGTCCGTTTCGGTGGCTTTCGATGCCGACGGCAATCCGACCAAGGCGGCTCTCGGTTTTGCCCGCAGTAACGGCGTGGAAGTCTCCGATCTTGAGCGCCGTGAGACGGATAAAGGCGAATACCTGTTTGTCTCCAAGGTGGTTGAGGGACGCCCGACGGGTGAATTGTTGCCCGAAATGTTACCGCGTATCATCGCTGCCATTCCGTTCAAGAAATCGATGCGCTGGAAAGACCTCGATATCCGCTTTGCCCGTCCCATGCACTGGATCGTGGCCCTTTTCGACGGCCAGGTCGTGCCCTTTTCCTATGGTAATCTGACCAGCGGCAACCTTTCTTACGGCCACCGTTTCATGGCTCCCGATGCTTTTGAGGTCAGCAGCCTCGAGCAGTATCTGGTAGAAGCCGAAAAGCATTTTGTCATTGTCGATCCCGTCAAGCGCCGGCAGATCATATCGGACCAGCTGGCCGAGGTGGTCGGTCGCTGCGGAGGGAAGCTGAATCCCGACGACGACCTGCTCGATGAAGTGGCTTTTCTTGTCGAATACCCGGCGGCCGTGATGGGGGGCTTTGAGGACAGCTATCTGCAATTGCCGCCCGAGTTGCTCATCACCGTGATGCGGGAACATCAACGCTACTTTACCGTGGTCGACGATAGCGGTAAATTGCTGCCCCGTTTTATCACCATCTCCAATACCCGCGCCGAAGACCTGACGGTAGTCCAGCAGGGCAACGAGAGGGTGCTGCGCGCGCGCCTGTCCGACGCCATGTTCTTCTGGAATGAGGACCGCAAGGTCAAGCTCGAAAGCCGGCTCGACGCACTCAAGAATGTGGTTTACCAGGCCAAGCTTGGCACCAGCTACGAAAAAGTCATGCGCTTCAAGACCCTGGCTGTGGAACTGGCACAGCAGCAGGTGCCGGAGGTCGTCGAACTGACCGAACGGGCGGCGTCGCTTGCCAAGTGCGACCTTGAGACTGGCATGGTATTTGAATTCACCGAGCTCCAGGGTGTTATGGGGCGTGAGTATGCGCTGCTCGATGGTGAAGATCCTCGTGTCGCACGCGCTATTTTCGAACACTACCTGCCCGTGCAGGCCGGTGGCGAACTGCCCGGCGACGACGTCGGGGCGTTTGTTTCCATCGCCGATAAGATCGACTCGATCTGCGGATGTTTCGGTGTCGGGTTGATCCCTACCGGTACGGCAGACCCCTTCGCTCTGCGGCGCAGCGCTATCGGTATCCTGAATATTATCCTGGACCGCGGCTATCGGCTGTCTCTGCCCGCTCTGGTCGAACGCAGCCTTGGGCTGTTGGCAGACAAACTGACGCGGCCGGCAACCGAAGTTGCCGCCGATGT
This DNA window, taken from Syntrophotalea carbinolica DSM 2380, encodes the following:
- the glyQ gene encoding glycine--tRNA ligase subunit alpha; the encoded protein is MNFQELILALQNYWAKQGCIIQQPYDMEKGAGTFNPATFLRVLGPEPWNVAYVEPSRRPTDGRYGENPNRLQHYYQFQVVMKPSPTNIQELYLDSLKSFGISPSRHDIRFVEDDWESPTLGAWGLGWEVWLDGMEITQFTYFQQVGGIDLKPVSAEITYGCERIAMYLQGVDNVYDLEWIDGIKYGDVHHQSEVEYSTYNFEEADAGMLFNLFDMYEKECSRLAKSQLVLPAYDYVLKASHAFNLLDARGAISVTERAHYIGRVRNLARLCAEGYVAQREKLGFPLIKGR
- the glyS gene encoding glycine--tRNA ligase subunit beta, encoding MSAELFLEIGTEEIPAGFLPTAMADLERLIRKELETGRIGFETVRTFATPRRLVLAVTGVASGQARQEVTASGPSVSVAFDADGNPTKAALGFARSNGVEVSDLERRETDKGEYLFVSKVVEGRPTGELLPEMLPRIIAAIPFKKSMRWKDLDIRFARPMHWIVALFDGQVVPFSYGNLTSGNLSYGHRFMAPDAFEVSSLEQYLVEAEKHFVIVDPVKRRQIISDQLAEVVGRCGGKLNPDDDLLDEVAFLVEYPAAVMGGFEDSYLQLPPELLITVMREHQRYFTVVDDSGKLLPRFITISNTRAEDLTVVQQGNERVLRARLSDAMFFWNEDRKVKLESRLDALKNVVYQAKLGTSYEKVMRFKTLAVELAQQQVPEVVELTERAASLAKCDLETGMVFEFTELQGVMGREYALLDGEDPRVARAIFEHYLPVQAGGELPGDDVGAFVSIADKIDSICGCFGVGLIPTGTADPFALRRSAIGILNIILDRGYRLSLPALVERSLGLLADKLTRPATEVAADVLEFLRLRFFNMLTAQGLPNDVVDAVLSAAFEDPVDALQRVKGLASFREEGEFEALAVTFKRVVNIVKGGVDTSVDSALFEADCEAGLFDALQNVTGRFEQFVAEGAYLDALRTVGGLRSPVDALFEGVMVMSPDEAVKTNRLALLTAVARLFQGIADFSKIAA